From Nocardioides sp. HDW12B, the proteins below share one genomic window:
- the gndA gene encoding NADP-dependent phosphogluconate dehydrogenase, with protein sequence MSDDTTGTADTTDSAARATIGVTGLAVMGRNLARNIARHGHVTAVHNRSVEKMQSLVDEFGDEGDFVACESLEDFVAAIEKPRAIIVMVKAGEATDAVIDDLVPLLDEDDIIVDAGNAHFDDTRRREEALAEKKLHFVGCGVSGGEEGALNGPSIMPGGSEHAYERLGPIFEDIAAEVDGSPCCTHVGPDAAGHFVKMVHNGIEYADMQLIAEAYDLLRRRLEMTPKDIAGVFEEWNGGDLESFLIEMTADVLAQDDPGTDTPFVDVVLDQAEQKGTGRWTVQSALDLGVPVTGIAEATFARSLSGHAGQRKAAREAFADVSVSSDAVDDRDAYVDDVRKALYASKVVAYAQGFDQIAAGSREHDWDVDPGGIARIWRGGCIIRARFLDRITEAYAEDAGLVSLLVNPYFAGVVSDGVQAWRRIVADAALHGIPTPAFASSLSFFDGLRAERLPAALIQGLRDNFGAHTYQRVDREGTYHLLWAGDRTEERQDD encoded by the coding sequence ATGAGCGACGACACCACCGGCACCGCTGACACGACCGACAGCGCCGCCCGCGCCACCATCGGCGTCACCGGTCTGGCCGTGATGGGCCGCAACCTGGCCCGCAACATCGCCCGCCACGGCCACGTGACGGCCGTGCACAACCGCAGCGTCGAGAAGATGCAGTCGCTGGTCGACGAGTTCGGCGACGAGGGCGACTTCGTGGCCTGCGAGTCGCTCGAGGACTTCGTGGCCGCCATCGAGAAGCCGCGCGCCATCATCGTCATGGTGAAGGCCGGCGAGGCGACCGACGCCGTGATCGACGACCTCGTCCCGCTGCTCGACGAGGACGACATCATCGTCGACGCCGGCAACGCGCACTTCGACGACACCCGCCGGCGCGAAGAGGCGTTGGCGGAGAAGAAGCTGCACTTCGTCGGCTGCGGCGTCTCCGGCGGCGAGGAGGGCGCGCTCAACGGCCCGAGCATCATGCCGGGCGGCTCCGAGCACGCCTACGAGCGGCTGGGGCCGATCTTCGAGGACATCGCGGCCGAGGTGGACGGCTCCCCGTGCTGCACCCACGTCGGTCCGGACGCTGCCGGCCACTTCGTGAAGATGGTCCACAACGGCATCGAGTACGCCGACATGCAGCTGATCGCCGAGGCCTACGACCTGCTGCGGCGACGGCTCGAGATGACGCCGAAGGACATCGCCGGCGTCTTCGAGGAGTGGAACGGCGGCGACCTCGAGTCGTTCCTCATCGAGATGACCGCCGATGTGCTGGCGCAGGACGACCCCGGCACCGACACCCCGTTCGTCGACGTCGTGCTCGACCAGGCGGAGCAGAAGGGCACCGGTCGGTGGACGGTGCAGTCGGCGCTGGACCTCGGCGTACCGGTCACCGGCATCGCCGAGGCCACCTTCGCCCGCTCGCTGTCCGGCCACGCCGGCCAGCGCAAGGCCGCGCGCGAGGCGTTCGCCGACGTCTCGGTGTCGTCCGACGCGGTCGACGACCGCGACGCCTACGTCGACGACGTCCGCAAGGCGCTCTACGCGTCGAAGGTCGTGGCCTACGCGCAGGGCTTCGACCAGATCGCCGCCGGCAGCCGTGAGCACGACTGGGACGTCGATCCCGGCGGCATCGCGCGGATCTGGCGGGGCGGCTGCATCATCCGGGCGCGCTTCCTCGACCGCATCACCGAGGCGTACGCCGAGGACGCGGGGCTGGTGAGCCTGCTGGTCAACCCCTACTTCGCCGGCGTGGTGAGCGACGGGGTCCAGGCGTGGCGGCGGATCGTGGCCGACGCCGCGCTGCACGGGATCCCGACCCCGGCCTTCGCCTCGTCGCTGTCGTTCTTCGACGGGCTGCGGGCCGAGCGGCTGCCCGCGGCGCTGATCCAGGGCCTGCGCGACAACTTCGGCGCCCACACCTACCAGCGCGTCGACCGCGAGGGCACCTACCACCTGCTCTGGGCCGGCGACCGCACCGAGGAGCGCCAGGACGACTGA
- a CDS encoding MerR family transcriptional regulator: MTQRARQRPGHHAVYAISVAADIVGTNVQNLRVYERRGLLEPHRTDGGTRLYSQDDLDRLVRIVELLEAGVNLAGIALVLDLEAENTRLRRRLERA; this comes from the coding sequence ATGACGCAGCGCGCACGCCAGCGACCCGGGCACCACGCCGTCTACGCCATCTCGGTCGCGGCCGACATCGTCGGCACGAACGTGCAGAACCTGCGCGTCTACGAGCGACGCGGGCTGCTCGAGCCTCACCGCACCGACGGGGGCACGCGGCTCTACAGCCAGGACGACCTCGACCGGCTGGTCCGGATCGTCGAGCTCCTCGAAGCCGGGGTCAACCTCGCCGGCATCGCGCTCGTGCTCGACCTCGAGGCGGAGAACACCCGGCTGCGCCGTCGCCTCGAGCGCGCCTGA
- a CDS encoding DUF1501 domain-containing protein has product MTTDSTGCGCPDFTRTTLSRRRFLAGAAAGAGALTTGSLFGDAHRQVAYGAAPGGNVVVVLSLRGGCDGLSIVVPRGVTDHDRLRALRPRIVVPRESLLGADPAFGLHPAFAPLASMWDDGRFGAVHAVGLPAPNRSHFDAMQTIEDADPGTSERVGWINRTIGLDATAVEETAVQLGSSLLPTSLVGPAGAIGAARVNDLGLYDLGAGRTARQASLQEMWGNQAGLLGRSMRGTLATVKRLEPAVAAADDDAPGGSSVHESAFPEGPLRSVLANTSALIRADVGTRVVTVDYGNWDMHNGLGGADPTRGWMADQVRHLAGSLAAFFTDLGPAASRVTVVTLSEFGRRVKENGDNGVDHGYGNVMLLLGAGVKGGTVHGSWPGLADLDDGDLRVTRDYRSVLWEVLSTRFPDVSGSRATIFPSLTPETIGAMA; this is encoded by the coding sequence ATGACCACGGACTCCACCGGGTGCGGCTGCCCCGACTTCACCCGCACCACCCTCAGCCGCCGACGCTTCCTCGCCGGCGCCGCCGCCGGTGCGGGCGCCCTGACGACCGGGTCGCTGTTCGGCGACGCCCACCGCCAGGTCGCGTACGGCGCCGCGCCGGGCGGCAACGTCGTCGTCGTGCTGTCCCTGCGGGGCGGCTGCGACGGGCTGTCGATCGTCGTGCCCCGTGGGGTCACCGACCACGACCGGCTGCGCGCCCTGCGGCCGCGGATCGTCGTACCGCGCGAGAGCCTGCTCGGTGCGGACCCGGCCTTCGGCCTCCACCCGGCCTTCGCGCCCCTGGCCTCGATGTGGGACGACGGACGCTTCGGCGCCGTGCACGCCGTCGGGCTGCCGGCCCCCAACCGCAGCCACTTCGACGCGATGCAGACGATCGAGGACGCCGACCCCGGCACCTCGGAGCGGGTGGGATGGATCAACCGCACCATCGGTCTCGACGCCACCGCCGTGGAGGAGACCGCCGTCCAGCTGGGGTCCTCGCTGCTGCCGACGTCGCTGGTCGGACCCGCGGGCGCCATCGGGGCTGCCCGGGTGAACGACCTCGGGCTCTACGACCTCGGCGCCGGCCGCACCGCCCGGCAGGCGTCGCTGCAGGAGATGTGGGGCAACCAGGCCGGCCTGCTGGGGCGCAGCATGCGCGGCACCCTGGCCACGGTGAAGCGGCTCGAGCCGGCCGTCGCGGCGGCCGACGACGACGCACCGGGCGGGTCGTCGGTCCACGAGTCCGCCTTCCCCGAGGGCCCGCTGCGCAGCGTCCTGGCCAACACCAGCGCGCTCATCCGCGCCGACGTCGGCACCCGCGTGGTGACCGTCGACTACGGCAACTGGGACATGCACAACGGCCTCGGTGGCGCTGACCCCACGCGGGGGTGGATGGCCGACCAGGTCCGTCACCTCGCCGGCTCGCTCGCGGCCTTCTTCACCGACCTGGGCCCGGCGGCGTCGCGGGTGACGGTCGTGACGCTCAGCGAGTTCGGCCGCCGGGTGAAGGAGAACGGCGACAACGGCGTGGACCACGGCTACGGCAACGTCATGCTGCTGCTCGGCGCCGGGGTGAAGGGCGGCACGGTGCACGGGTCGTGGCCGGGGCTGGCCGACCTCGACGACGGCGACCTGCGCGTGACCCGCGACTACCGCAGCGTGCTGTGGGAGGTGCTGTCGACCCGGTTCCCCGACGTCTCCGGCAGCCGCGCCACGATCTTCCCCTCGCTGACCCCCGAGACCATCGGCGCCATGGCCTAG
- a CDS encoding magnesium chelatase: MTDSPAAQTTSSTAPPAGTTRGALLAQGYRSRTVKEELRENLLSRLRAGAPAFPGIVGFDDTVLPQLEGALLAGHDLVLLGERGQGKTRLMRTLGTLLDEWMPVVEGCEINDDPAAPVCSRCRRLAAETGDDLPVVWVHRDDRYVEKLATPDTSVGDLVGDVDPVKVAEGRTLGDPETVHYGLIPRTNRGIFGINELPDLAERIQVAMFNVLEERDIQVRGYSLRLPLDLLLVASANPEDYTNRGRIITPLKDRFGAEIRTHYPVEVEEEVAVIAQEAELVAPVPAHLLEVLARLTRGLRESSSVDQRAGVSARFAIAAAEGVAASALRRAARTGDTHAVARVCDVPAVLPTLLGKLEFEMGEEGREVEVVRHLLRIAVAETFRERLLGLDLSGFTELFAEGAVVETGELVTTEELLSQLGPVSGLAKVLDRLGDDSDVAVDLGHVAAGVEFVLEGLHLTRRVDKENVGGRTVYGA; encoded by the coding sequence ATGACGGACAGCCCCGCTGCGCAGACCACGTCGAGCACCGCCCCGCCGGCCGGCACCACGCGGGGAGCCCTGCTCGCGCAGGGCTACCGCTCCCGCACGGTCAAGGAGGAGCTCCGCGAGAACCTCCTGTCCCGGCTGCGCGCCGGCGCCCCGGCGTTCCCCGGCATCGTCGGTTTCGACGACACCGTGCTGCCCCAGCTCGAGGGTGCCCTGCTGGCCGGCCACGACCTCGTCCTCCTCGGCGAGCGCGGCCAGGGCAAGACCCGGCTGATGCGCACGCTCGGCACCCTGCTCGACGAGTGGATGCCGGTGGTCGAGGGCTGCGAGATCAACGACGACCCCGCCGCACCGGTCTGCTCGCGCTGCCGCCGCCTGGCGGCCGAGACCGGCGACGACCTGCCGGTCGTCTGGGTCCACCGCGACGACCGGTACGTCGAGAAGCTCGCGACCCCGGACACCAGCGTCGGCGACCTGGTCGGCGACGTCGACCCGGTCAAGGTCGCCGAGGGGCGCACCCTGGGCGACCCCGAGACCGTCCACTACGGGCTCATCCCCCGCACCAACCGCGGCATCTTCGGCATCAACGAGCTGCCCGACCTCGCCGAGCGCATCCAGGTGGCAATGTTCAACGTCCTGGAGGAGCGCGACATCCAGGTCCGTGGCTACAGCCTGCGGCTGCCGCTCGACCTGCTGCTCGTGGCCAGCGCCAACCCCGAGGACTACACCAACCGCGGCCGCATCATCACCCCGCTGAAGGACCGCTTCGGCGCCGAGATCCGCACCCACTACCCGGTCGAGGTCGAGGAGGAGGTCGCGGTCATCGCCCAGGAGGCCGAGCTCGTCGCGCCCGTCCCGGCGCACCTGCTCGAGGTGCTCGCGCGGCTCACCCGCGGCCTGCGCGAGTCGTCCTCGGTCGACCAGCGCGCCGGTGTCAGCGCCCGCTTCGCCATCGCCGCAGCCGAGGGTGTGGCCGCCAGCGCGCTGCGCCGCGCGGCACGCACCGGCGACACCCACGCGGTGGCGCGCGTCTGCGACGTGCCCGCCGTGCTGCCGACCCTGCTCGGCAAGCTCGAGTTCGAGATGGGGGAGGAGGGCCGCGAGGTCGAGGTGGTCCGCCACCTGCTGCGGATCGCGGTCGCCGAGACCTTCCGCGAGCGGCTGCTGGGCCTCGACCTGTCCGGCTTCACCGAGCTGTTCGCCGAGGGTGCGGTCGTCGAGACCGGCGAGCTCGTCACCACCGAGGAGCTGCTCAGCCAGCTCGGCCCGGTGTCGGGCCTGGCGAAGGTGCTGGACCGGCTGGGCGACGACAGCGACGTCGCGGTCGACCTGGGGCACGTCGCCGCCGGGGTCGAGTTCGTCCTGGAGGGTCTGCACCTGACCCGCCGGGTCGACAAGGAGAACGTCGGCGGCCGGACGGTCTACGGCGCGTGA
- a CDS encoding HSP20 family small heat-shock protein yields the protein MLMRTDPFRDLDRLAQQVFGAGTTSRPAVMPMDAWREGDTFVLEFDLPGVSRESIDIDVERNVLTIRAERPRRNGDWEMLASERPTGHFSRQLVLGDNLDLERIDASYDAGVLLLRVPVAEKAKPRKVEISVGSSEQKKSIDA from the coding sequence ATGTTGATGAGGACCGACCCGTTCCGAGACCTCGACCGTCTCGCCCAGCAGGTGTTCGGCGCCGGAACGACGTCCCGCCCGGCCGTGATGCCGATGGACGCCTGGCGCGAGGGCGACACGTTCGTCCTGGAGTTCGACCTGCCCGGCGTGAGCCGCGAGAGCATCGACATCGACGTCGAGCGCAACGTGCTGACGATCCGGGCCGAGCGGCCGCGCCGCAACGGCGACTGGGAGATGCTCGCCAGCGAGCGCCCGACGGGCCACTTCAGCCGTCAGCTCGTCCTGGGCGACAACCTCGACCTGGAGCGCATCGACGCGTCGTACGACGCCGGGGTGCTGCTCCTGCGCGTGCCGGTGGCCGAGAAGGCCAAGCCGCGCAAGGTCGAGATCAGCGTCGGCTCGTCGGAGCAGAAGAAGTCGATCGACGCCTGA